A single window of Nicotiana tomentosiformis chromosome 1, ASM39032v3, whole genome shotgun sequence DNA harbors:
- the LOC138895933 gene encoding acetylajmalan esterase-like isoform X3, with protein MALAIRVLDLLRVLSIVSFLVLLQFLQKTDAQVLIPEVPTLMKCKFEKIYQLGDSLSDTGNFIRESLVGAFSPFAKLPYGENFFQNKSTGRCSDGLLIIDFIALECGLPFLNPYKDQNGNFTHGANFAVAGATVLPGEIMAEKKISNSVTNSSLNVQLDWMSSHFKSTCSTECSEDLKKALFLVGEIGGNEFNYGLLQGKPMEELRAMVPEVVQTIINAVKTIIGFGAVRIVIPGNFPIGCIPNLLTTFLTNNSTAYDDNHCLKDLNDLAILYNHHLQKAIQELKKGHPNITLVYGDYYNAYLWLLQNAANLDPGVYGSGCH; from the exons ATGGCATTGGCCATTAGAGTGCTTGATCTCTTACGAGTTCTTTCCATAGTCAGTTTCTTGGTTCTTTTACAATTTTTGCAGAAAACCGATGCTCAAGTGCTAATCCCTGAAGTTCCAACATTGATGAAATGCAAGTTTGAGAAAATATATCAGTTGGGTGACTCACTTTCTGATACTGGCAACTTCATTAGAGAGAGCCTCGTTGGAGCTTTTTCTCCCTTTGCAAAACTTCCTTATGGTGAAAACTTTTTCCAGAACAAATCAACTGGACGATGTTCTGATGGTTTGCTCATAATCGATTTCATAG CATTGGAATGTGGTCTTCCTTTCCTAAATCCCTACAAGGATCAGAATGGAAATTTCACACATGGTGCAAATTTCGCAGTAGCAGGAGCTACTGTTTTGCCAGGTGAAATCATGGCTGAGAAGAAGATTTCTAATTCAGTAACCAATAGTTCATTAAATGTACAACTTGATTGGATGTCTTCTCATTTCAAATCCACTTGCTCTACTG AATGCTCAGAAGACCTAAAGAAGGCACTTTTCCTGGTTGGAGAAATAGGAGGAAATGAGTTTAATTATGGTTTATTGCAAGGTAAACCAATGGAGGAGCTTAGAGCTATGGTCCCTGAAGTTGTTCAGACCATTATCAATGCTGTTAAA ACTATCATTGGGTTTGGAGCTGTCCGAATTGTCATTCCTGGAAATTTCCCAATTGGTTGTATACCAAATTTGCTAACAACGTTTTTGACCAATAATTCAACTGCGTACGATGATAATCATTGCTTGAAAGATCTAAATGACTTGGCAATTCTCTACAATCATCATTTGCAAAAAGCCATTCAAGAGCTGAAGAAAGGACATCCAAATATTACATTGGTTTATGGTGACTACTACAATGCCTATCTCTGGCTTCTACAAAATGCCGCAAATCTTG atccaggtgtgtacggttctggctgTCACTGA
- the LOC138895933 gene encoding acetylajmalan esterase-like isoform X2, with translation MKCKFEKIYQLGDSLSDTGNFIRESLVGAFSPFAKLPYGENFFQNKSTGRCSDGLLIIDFIALECGLPFLNPYKDQNGNFTHGANFAVAGATVLPGEIMAEKKISNSVTNSSLNVQLDWMSSHFKSTCSTECSEDLKKALFLVGEIGGNEFNYGLLQGKPMEELRAMVPEVVQTIINAVKTIIGFGAVRIVIPGNFPIGCIPNLLTTFLTNNSTAYDDNHCLKDLNDLAILYNHHLQKAIQELKKGHPNITLVYGDYYNAYLWLLQNAANLGFDKNSLLKACCGIGEKYNYDKSRICGAPGLQICTDPSTYISWDGIHLTQQAYKWLARWLIDNMLPKLKCQA, from the exons ATGAAATGCAAGTTTGAGAAAATATATCAGTTGGGTGACTCACTTTCTGATACTGGCAACTTCATTAGAGAGAGCCTCGTTGGAGCTTTTTCTCCCTTTGCAAAACTTCCTTATGGTGAAAACTTTTTCCAGAACAAATCAACTGGACGATGTTCTGATGGTTTGCTCATAATCGATTTCATAG CATTGGAATGTGGTCTTCCTTTCCTAAATCCCTACAAGGATCAGAATGGAAATTTCACACATGGTGCAAATTTCGCAGTAGCAGGAGCTACTGTTTTGCCAGGTGAAATCATGGCTGAGAAGAAGATTTCTAATTCAGTAACCAATAGTTCATTAAATGTACAACTTGATTGGATGTCTTCTCATTTCAAATCCACTTGCTCTACTG AATGCTCAGAAGACCTAAAGAAGGCACTTTTCCTGGTTGGAGAAATAGGAGGAAATGAGTTTAATTATGGTTTATTGCAAGGTAAACCAATGGAGGAGCTTAGAGCTATGGTCCCTGAAGTTGTTCAGACCATTATCAATGCTGTTAAA ACTATCATTGGGTTTGGAGCTGTCCGAATTGTCATTCCTGGAAATTTCCCAATTGGTTGTATACCAAATTTGCTAACAACGTTTTTGACCAATAATTCAACTGCGTACGATGATAATCATTGCTTGAAAGATCTAAATGACTTGGCAATTCTCTACAATCATCATTTGCAAAAAGCCATTCAAGAGCTGAAGAAAGGACATCCAAATATTACATTGGTTTATGGTGACTACTACAATGCCTATCTCTGGCTTCTACAAAATGCCGCAAATCTTG GTTTTGACAAAAACTCTCTACTGAAAGCTTGTTGTGGAATAGGAGAAAAATATAATTACGACAAAAGTAGAATATGTGGAGCTCCAGGACTGCAAATTTGTACCGACCCTAGTACTTACATCAGTTGGGACGGAATTCATTTGACACAACAAGCCTACAAATGGTTGGCAAGATGGCTAATCGATAACATGCTACCAAAATTGAAATGCCAAGCTTAA
- the LOC138895933 gene encoding GDSL esterase/lipase At5g03980-like isoform X1, with the protein MALAIRVLDLLRVLSIVSFLVLLQFLQKTDAQVLIPEVPTLMKCKFEKIYQLGDSLSDTGNFIRESLVGAFSPFAKLPYGENFFQNKSTGRCSDGLLIIDFIALECGLPFLNPYKDQNGNFTHGANFAVAGATVLPGEIMAEKKISNSVTNSSLNVQLDWMSSHFKSTCSTECSEDLKKALFLVGEIGGNEFNYGLLQGKPMEELRAMVPEVVQTIINAVKTIIGFGAVRIVIPGNFPIGCIPNLLTTFLTNNSTAYDDNHCLKDLNDLAILYNHHLQKAIQELKKGHPNITLVYGDYYNAYLWLLQNAANLGFDKNSLLKACCGIGEKYNYDKSRICGAPGLQICTDPSTYISWDGIHLTQQAYKWLARWLIDNMLPKLKCQA; encoded by the exons ATGGCATTGGCCATTAGAGTGCTTGATCTCTTACGAGTTCTTTCCATAGTCAGTTTCTTGGTTCTTTTACAATTTTTGCAGAAAACCGATGCTCAAGTGCTAATCCCTGAAGTTCCAACATTGATGAAATGCAAGTTTGAGAAAATATATCAGTTGGGTGACTCACTTTCTGATACTGGCAACTTCATTAGAGAGAGCCTCGTTGGAGCTTTTTCTCCCTTTGCAAAACTTCCTTATGGTGAAAACTTTTTCCAGAACAAATCAACTGGACGATGTTCTGATGGTTTGCTCATAATCGATTTCATAG CATTGGAATGTGGTCTTCCTTTCCTAAATCCCTACAAGGATCAGAATGGAAATTTCACACATGGTGCAAATTTCGCAGTAGCAGGAGCTACTGTTTTGCCAGGTGAAATCATGGCTGAGAAGAAGATTTCTAATTCAGTAACCAATAGTTCATTAAATGTACAACTTGATTGGATGTCTTCTCATTTCAAATCCACTTGCTCTACTG AATGCTCAGAAGACCTAAAGAAGGCACTTTTCCTGGTTGGAGAAATAGGAGGAAATGAGTTTAATTATGGTTTATTGCAAGGTAAACCAATGGAGGAGCTTAGAGCTATGGTCCCTGAAGTTGTTCAGACCATTATCAATGCTGTTAAA ACTATCATTGGGTTTGGAGCTGTCCGAATTGTCATTCCTGGAAATTTCCCAATTGGTTGTATACCAAATTTGCTAACAACGTTTTTGACCAATAATTCAACTGCGTACGATGATAATCATTGCTTGAAAGATCTAAATGACTTGGCAATTCTCTACAATCATCATTTGCAAAAAGCCATTCAAGAGCTGAAGAAAGGACATCCAAATATTACATTGGTTTATGGTGACTACTACAATGCCTATCTCTGGCTTCTACAAAATGCCGCAAATCTTG GTTTTGACAAAAACTCTCTACTGAAAGCTTGTTGTGGAATAGGAGAAAAATATAATTACGACAAAAGTAGAATATGTGGAGCTCCAGGACTGCAAATTTGTACCGACCCTAGTACTTACATCAGTTGGGACGGAATTCATTTGACACAACAAGCCTACAAATGGTTGGCAAGATGGCTAATCGATAACATGCTACCAAAATTGAAATGCCAAGCTTAA